CGAAGCGGGCGTCGTCGGTGGTCGCGAACGTCCGGTACGGGTCCCGCACGCCGTTCGGCTCGTAGGGCAGGCTGACGGTCTTCGCGGCTCGCGCGCAGTCGGCGCTGCGGCCGTCCACGTCGAAGACGACGTGCGCGGTGAACGAGAGGTCCCCGGCGGCGTCGGCCGGCATCGACGTGCGCCAGATGCGGGTGACCTGTGCGCCGCGGCGCACATCACCGAGCGGGACGGCGCGGGCGGCCGTCGTCCTGCCCGGATCCACCAGGTACAGGACGGCGCCGCGCAGCGGGAACGGGCAGTTGTTGACGAGGACCGCGGTCGCGGTGACGACGTCGCCGCCGGCCGGTTCGGCAGGCTCGGTGGTGACGGTGAGGACGGGGCCGAGGGTGTCCGTATGGGTGCTCACCCCGCTCACCGCCGTTCCCAGTCGACGGTGAAGGTGCTGGCGAGTTCGCCGGGCAGCGTCCTGGGGACGCTGATGTGGACCTTGCCGTCGGAACGGGTCCATTTGAGCGGTCCGTTGTGGCCGAGCAGCCGGATCCGGGAGGTCGCGGAAAGGGGGATGTCCGCGGGCACGGAGAGGGTGCCGTCGGGCGCGCCGAGCACGATGATGTTGAACTTGCCCGGGGTGACTGTGTACCGGACGCCGGGGGCGCTGCCCTCCTCCTCGGCCCGCACCCAGGGCGTCGAGCCGTAGATCGCGGGCCCGTTGACCTTCAGCCAGGCGCCGATGTCCCGCAGCCGCCGCTGCATCACGTCGGGAATGGTGCCGTCCGGCCTCGGCCCGATGTTCAGCAGCAGGTTGCCGTTCTTGCTGGTGACGTCGGCGAGCAGGTGGACGAGGTACTCCGAGGTCTTGTAGTCCTCCTCGACCTCGAACCTGTTGTAGCCCCAGGAGTAGCCCATCGTGATGCAGCACTCCCATTTCTGGGGGTCCATCGTGGGGTTGGTGCGCTGCTCGTAGGTGGCGAAGTCGAAGTGCGTGTCGAAGCGGTCGTTGACCACGACCCCCTGGGGGCGGCCGCGGTTCTTGGCCTTGTTGTAGTAGTGCGCGAGCGGTTCCTCGCTGCGCCACGGCGGTTCGCCGGCCGGCCGGAACCACTGGCCGTCCGCCCACAGCAGTTCCGGGTCGTAGCGGTCGATGATCTCGTACAGCTGCTTCAGTTCGTAGTCCCCGATGTAGTCGTCGACGGGCCTGTAGCCGGTCATCGGGACCTCTTCGCCCGTGTAGAAGTTCCTCATCGGCCGGCCGAGCGTCGGGTTGAAGTACTCGCCGAGCGAGTAGTACAGGCCGGGCCGGACCGTCCCGCGCTTGCGGGCGGCTGTCATCAGCTCGCCGACCAGGTCGCGCTTCGGGCCGTACCTCCCGGCATGACGGTCCGTCACCTTGCTCGGCCACAGGGCGAATCCGTCGTGGTGCTTGCCGGTCAGCGCGAAGTACTCGGCGCCCGCCTGCTCGAACAGCCGCACCCAGGCGTCCGGGTCGTAGTGCTCGGCCGTGAACCGCGGGATGAAGTCGTCGTAGAGGAAGTCCTGTCCGTAGGTGTCGCGGTGGTACTTCCAGGTGGGATCGTTCTCGAAGCTCTGGTACCAGAGGTACCACTCGGAGGCCATCTGCCGGGCGGAGCCGGCCGGGACCGAGTAGACGCCCCAGTGGACGAAGATGCCGAACTTGGCGTCCTTGTACCAGCGCGGCACGGGATGGGTGTCGAGGGACGCCCTGGTGGGCCGGTAGTCGGGGAGGCCGCCGCCGATCGCCCGGGCGGCGCCGGGCGGGGCCAGGAGCACTGTTGAGCCGAGAGCAGTGGCCGTGGTGAGGAAGCGTCTACGGCTGACGTTCACGCGGGGCCTCTCAGTGGATGGTCGGTGCGGTCGTCGCAGGGGAGGCGGTCGCTCAGTCGGTGGTCGTTCACCCGTTCCTCGTTCCGCCGGTGGTCGTTCCGCCTGCGGTCGTTCGGCCGGTGGCCGAGAAGGCGTCGAAGACGGCTGTGGTGATCTGACCGGGGTGGTCGAGGTTGACAGCGCTGGCGACCATTCCCGCGTCGAGGCCGCCGCCTGCCGTGGAGGGGACGGTCGCGGTCCCGATCCGCTGCCAGGTGGTGCCGTCGGCACTGGCGTACGCGGTGCAGGCGGTGCCGTCGCGGGTGAGCCTGAGCCAGGCCGGGTGGTACGAGGAGCCGCCGCCGGCCCAGGTGTCGAGCTTCCCGTCGCCGTCGCTGTCGGTCATGAACTCCACGCCGTAGCTCCTGGACATGGTGAGCACGGCG
This Streptomyces sp. NBC_00377 DNA region includes the following protein-coding sequences:
- a CDS encoding alpha-L-fucosidase translates to MNVSRRRFLTTATALGSTVLLAPPGAARAIGGGLPDYRPTRASLDTHPVPRWYKDAKFGIFVHWGVYSVPAGSARQMASEWYLWYQSFENDPTWKYHRDTYGQDFLYDDFIPRFTAEHYDPDAWVRLFEQAGAEYFALTGKHHDGFALWPSKVTDRHAGRYGPKRDLVGELMTAARKRGTVRPGLYYSLGEYFNPTLGRPMRNFYTGEEVPMTGYRPVDDYIGDYELKQLYEIIDRYDPELLWADGQWFRPAGEPPWRSEEPLAHYYNKAKNRGRPQGVVVNDRFDTHFDFATYEQRTNPTMDPQKWECCITMGYSWGYNRFEVEEDYKTSEYLVHLLADVTSKNGNLLLNIGPRPDGTIPDVMQRRLRDIGAWLKVNGPAIYGSTPWVRAEEEGSAPGVRYTVTPGKFNIIVLGAPDGTLSVPADIPLSATSRIRLLGHNGPLKWTRSDGKVHISVPRTLPGELASTFTVDWERR